A genomic window from Serratia liquefaciens includes:
- a CDS encoding DUF1161 domain-containing protein, with protein MKKALILGALLIAAAPLAALASCESVKADISQKIINNGVPESGFKLDIVPNDQAQQAGGLVVGHCENDTQKIVYTRLSNGDDSGDAAQTGTSQDTKNAQ; from the coding sequence ATGAAAAAAGCGCTTATCTTGGGTGCACTGCTGATAGCCGCAGCCCCCCTGGCCGCCCTGGCCTCGTGCGAGAGCGTGAAGGCGGATATTTCGCAGAAAATTATCAACAACGGCGTGCCGGAATCCGGCTTCAAGCTGGATATCGTGCCTAACGATCAGGCCCAACAGGCCGGCGGGCTGGTGGTGGGCCACTGCGAGAACGACACCCAAAAGATTGTGTATACCCGCCTGAGCAACGGCGACGACAGCGGTGACGCGGCCCAGACCGGCACCAGTCAAGACACCAAAAACGCACAGTAA
- a CDS encoding MDR family MFS transporter translates to MTNNEAPAPLPHRPLILIACMLAMFMSAIEATIVATAMPTIIGDLGGFSLLGWVFAVYLLAQAITIPIYGRLADFLGRKRVFFFGATLFLLGSVLCGFSPNMYWLIGFRLLQGLGAGAIMPIATTIIGDVYSATERPKVMGYLSSVWGVSAIVGPLLGAFIVQHLPWALVFWVNLPIGLLAMFFLGRYLPSHQQLRKHALDLAGTAWLTLFVSALLLSLLQAENLGWWVLPLLGLAAVALILLVRQERRAPEPLFPLALWQSRVIVAGNIGGLVIGAAMMGISAFLPTFIQGVMGGTPLEAGTTLALMSIGWPLASTFSGRLMLMTSYRTTALLGALLLVAGGLILLLMQPSGGLLWGRVAAFMIGAGMGLCNTTFLVSVQNAAHHSIRGIATACTVFTRMMGSAIGTAILGATLNINLQVRLPQTADPVQQLMEPATRGAMAPEMLADMTQQVAASLHWVFLVSAIISLLALAAAMLIPARHRPQGEGEEAEQA, encoded by the coding sequence ATGACAAATAACGAAGCGCCAGCGCCACTCCCTCATCGCCCGTTGATCCTGATTGCCTGCATGCTGGCGATGTTTATGTCAGCCATTGAGGCGACGATTGTCGCCACGGCGATGCCCACAATTATCGGCGATCTGGGCGGGTTTTCTCTGCTGGGCTGGGTGTTTGCGGTGTATTTGTTGGCCCAGGCCATTACCATTCCGATTTATGGCCGGCTGGCGGATTTTCTGGGGCGCAAGCGAGTATTTTTCTTTGGCGCAACGCTATTTTTGCTGGGATCGGTACTGTGCGGCTTCTCACCAAATATGTACTGGCTGATAGGTTTTCGGCTGCTACAGGGCCTGGGGGCCGGGGCGATTATGCCGATAGCCACCACCATCATCGGCGACGTTTACAGCGCCACCGAACGGCCGAAGGTGATGGGCTATCTGTCCAGCGTCTGGGGTGTTTCGGCGATCGTTGGCCCACTGCTGGGCGCATTTATCGTCCAGCATCTGCCTTGGGCCTTGGTGTTCTGGGTTAATTTACCCATTGGCCTGTTGGCGATGTTTTTCCTTGGCCGCTATTTGCCTTCCCACCAGCAGCTACGCAAGCATGCGTTGGATCTGGCGGGCACGGCCTGGCTGACGCTGTTTGTTTCGGCGCTGTTGTTGTCGCTGCTGCAGGCCGAAAACCTTGGGTGGTGGGTGCTGCCGCTGTTGGGATTGGCGGCCGTTGCGTTGATACTGTTGGTTCGTCAGGAGCGACGTGCGCCTGAGCCATTGTTCCCGTTGGCGCTGTGGCAAAGCCGGGTGATTGTGGCGGGCAATATTGGCGGTCTGGTGATTGGTGCGGCGATGATGGGGATCAGCGCTTTCCTGCCAACCTTTATTCAGGGCGTGATGGGCGGGACACCGCTGGAAGCCGGTACCACGCTGGCGCTGATGTCGATTGGCTGGCCGCTGGCCAGCACCTTCAGCGGGCGGCTGATGCTGATGACCTCTTATCGCACGACGGCGCTGCTTGGCGCGCTGCTATTGGTGGCCGGGGGGCTTATCTTATTGCTGATGCAACCGAGCGGCGGTTTGCTATGGGGCAGAGTGGCAGCCTTTATGATCGGCGCCGGTATGGGGTTGTGCAACACCACGTTTCTGGTTTCGGTGCAGAACGCTGCGCACCACAGCATCCGTGGTATCGCCACTGCTTGCACGGTGTTTACCCGAATGATGGGCTCGGCGATCGGCACCGCCATTTTGGGTGCGACGCTGAACATTAACCTTCAGGTTCGCTTGCCGCAAACGGCCGATCCGGTACAGCAACTGATGGAGCCGGCTACGCGGGGCGCCATGGCGCCGGAGATGCTTGCAGACATGACGCAGCAGGTTGCCGCCTCACTGCATTGGGTATTTTTGGTCTCCGCCATCATCTCACTGTTGGCACTGGCGGCCGCGATGTTGATCCCCGCGCGGCATCGGCCGCAGGGAGAAGGAGAAGAGGCGGAACAGGCATAA
- a CDS encoding DUF1283 family protein, protein MKTLSTQRLLRGMLPVAMLMLIGAWQAPALAATCTQGSTCVTVDGSNSGAMGTEAARQSKEQFNDTKSLRHKVNTRVEKEFDKVDKAIDNEDRCNDSLNVNAYWEPNTRKCLDRQTGRQINP, encoded by the coding sequence ATGAAGACACTTTCGACCCAACGACTGCTGCGCGGGATGCTACCGGTCGCCATGCTGATGCTGATCGGCGCCTGGCAGGCACCGGCGCTGGCTGCCACCTGCACACAGGGCAGCACCTGCGTGACCGTCGACGGCAGCAACAGCGGCGCCATGGGCACCGAAGCGGCCCGCCAGAGCAAAGAGCAATTTAACGACACCAAGTCCCTGCGCCATAAGGTTAACACCCGCGTAGAGAAGGAGTTCGACAAGGTAGACAAGGCGATTGATAACGAAGACCGCTGCAACGACAGCCTGAACGTTAACGCTTACTGGGAGCCTAATACCCGTAAGTGTCTCGATCGCCAGACCGGTCGTCAGATTAATCCTTAA
- a CDS encoding YnfA family protein, which produces MLKTTLLFFATALAEIVGCFLPYLWLKKSASAWLLLPAAASLMLFVWLLTLHPAASGRVYAAYGGVYVATALLWLRVVDGVKLSALDWLGAGVALTGMLIIVAGWRAA; this is translated from the coding sequence ATGTTAAAGACCACCCTGTTATTTTTCGCCACGGCGCTCGCCGAGATCGTCGGCTGTTTCTTGCCCTACCTGTGGCTGAAGAAGAGCGCCAGCGCCTGGCTTTTGCTGCCGGCGGCGGCCAGCCTGATGCTGTTTGTTTGGTTATTGACGCTGCATCCGGCGGCAAGTGGACGCGTATATGCGGCATATGGCGGGGTCTACGTTGCGACTGCACTGCTGTGGCTGCGAGTGGTTGACGGGGTGAAACTGTCGGCATTGGACTGGCTGGGCGCCGGGGTGGCATTGACCGGCATGCTGATTATTGTTGCCGGCTGGCGAGCGGCCTGA